One genomic region from Methanophagales archaeon encodes:
- a CDS encoding 4-hydroxy-tetrahydrodipicolinate reductase, with translation MSMRISVAVAGARGRMGSQMVKSIVANPAMELVAGFDHAGIGTQLAPGVEISSPTEMDEVLKEVKPLVLVDFTNADAAVENVKVAARNRVKLVIGTTGFSDAQFDEIEAAIKDTVPAIISPNFSIGVNIFWRLVGEAAKLLQPYHYHAEVIEMHHAHKKDAPSGTAKKAAEIIARYMGMDTGTGEEHFVYGRQGMTGERTEEEIGIHAVRAGDIVGDHTVLFAGIGERLELTHRANSREAFAQGALKAIEWISTKEECGLYTMGDMMRELVWKSKN, from the coding sequence ATGAGTATGAGAATAAGTGTTGCCGTGGCAGGAGCAAGAGGGCGAATGGGCTCTCAGATGGTGAAGAGTATCGTGGCTAACCCGGCTATGGAGTTAGTAGCAGGCTTCGACCACGCGGGTATTGGCACTCAGCTTGCACCAGGGGTGGAGATATCGAGCCCGACAGAGATGGATGAGGTACTGAAAGAAGTAAAGCCTCTTGTCCTCGTTGATTTCACGAACGCCGATGCTGCGGTAGAGAACGTAAAAGTCGCTGCTCGTAATAGAGTCAAGCTGGTTATTGGCACTACAGGCTTCTCTGATGCTCAGTTTGACGAGATTGAAGCAGCTATAAAGGATACCGTACCTGCCATTATCTCACCTAACTTCTCCATCGGAGTGAATATCTTCTGGCGGCTGGTTGGTGAGGCAGCGAAGCTTCTTCAACCCTATCACTACCATGCGGAAGTCATAGAGATGCATCACGCGCATAAGAAGGATGCACCAAGTGGCACAGCGAAGAAAGCAGCGGAGATCATCGCTCGTTATATGGGCATGGACACAGGCACAGGCGAAGAACACTTCGTTTATGGCAGGCAGGGCATGACCGGTGAGAGAACTGAGGAGGAGATTGGTATACATGCGGTTCGTGCAGGCGACATCGTTGGTGACCATACAGTATTGTTTGCAGGCATAGGGGAACGGTTAGAGCTGACACACAGGGCTAACAGCCGTGAAGCCTTCGCTCAGGGCGCATTAAAAGCCATCGAATGGATAAGCACGAAAGAGGAGTGCGGACTATATACAATGGGGGACATGATGCGTGAACTGGTATGGAAGAGCAAGAACTGA
- the hmgA gene encoding hydroxymethylglutaryl-CoA reductase (NADPH), which yields MEEQELIDKIVKGELKFHELDKYVERSMAVELRRHALEILTGEKLINISKFSLDIERAEKANIENLIGVAQVPMGVAGPLQVRGDYASGSYYIPLATTEGALVASVNRGCSAINRSGGALSFILHDGMARAPVLKARNIAHARDALEFINHNRARVKEIAESTSRFLTLADIQSWLIGRNLFMRFVYKTGDAMGMNMATIATDAVIKFLESELGLEHVSLSGNVCVDKKPSALNLLMGRGKTVISEALLSREAVTEVLKTTPEAMVELVYRKCWIGSALAASYGFNAQFANVIAALFIATGQDAAHVVEGSQGFTTTELTTEGDLLCSVTIPSLQVGTVGGGTALGTQKEALAMLGVQGSGNPPGANAAKFAEITAAAVLAGEISLIGALSARHLAEAHQRLNR from the coding sequence ATGGAAGAGCAAGAACTGATTGATAAGATAGTAAAAGGGGAATTGAAGTTCCATGAGCTGGATAAGTATGTTGAGCGTAGCATGGCGGTGGAATTGAGGCGACATGCTCTTGAAATCCTCACCGGTGAGAAGTTAATCAATATAAGTAAGTTCTCACTTGACATTGAGAGAGCGGAGAAGGCGAACATAGAGAATCTCATTGGCGTTGCACAGGTACCCATGGGTGTTGCTGGTCCCCTTCAGGTCAGAGGGGACTATGCCAGTGGCTCTTACTATATCCCGCTCGCAACGACCGAAGGAGCTCTTGTCGCATCTGTCAACAGGGGTTGTTCCGCAATAAACAGGTCAGGTGGCGCCCTCTCTTTCATCTTGCATGACGGTATGGCACGTGCTCCGGTATTAAAGGCACGAAATATCGCTCATGCACGTGATGCTCTTGAATTTATAAACCATAACCGTGCGAGGGTGAAGGAGATAGCAGAATCAACTTCACGATTCTTAACCCTGGCTGATATTCAGAGCTGGCTCATCGGTCGTAACCTGTTCATGCGGTTCGTTTATAAAACCGGTGATGCTATGGGCATGAATATGGCTACAATCGCTACTGATGCGGTTATCAAGTTTTTAGAGTCCGAATTGGGACTGGAGCATGTATCGCTCAGCGGTAATGTGTGCGTGGATAAGAAACCTTCGGCATTGAACCTGCTCATGGGCAGGGGTAAGACGGTAATTTCAGAAGCACTACTGAGCCGTGAAGCGGTAACAGAGGTATTGAAGACCACACCAGAGGCGATGGTTGAACTGGTATATCGAAAGTGCTGGATAGGGAGTGCCTTAGCTGCCTCTTACGGGTTCAATGCGCAGTTTGCCAACGTCATCGCCGCGCTATTCATCGCCACAGGTCAGGATGCTGCTCATGTGGTTGAGGGTTCACAGGGCTTCACCACCACCGAACTCACCACTGAGGGAGACCTTCTATGCTCTGTTACTATACCTTCGTTACAGGTGGGCACGGTGGGCGGTGGGACTGCTCTGGGCACGCAAAAGGAAGCACTGGCTATGCTTGGTGTACAAGGTTCGGGCAACCCGCCGGGCGCAAATGCGGCGAAGTTCGCAGAGATCACCGCTGCTGCGGTGCTTGCCGGAGAGATATCTCTTATAGGCGCTCTGAGTGCGAGACATCTCGCAGAGGCGCATCAACGATTGAACAGATAA
- a CDS encoding NAD(P)/FAD-dependent oxidoreductase: MKEERYDVVVVGAGPAGSVTARTVASQGLEVLLIDRKQEIGVPVCCAEGVSNAVERYIQPDRRWICAEVKGANIYSPDGTKVTLSGSKMEEVGYVLDRKEFDKALATEAASAGAEVRVKTEAYGIIMDGNHKKGVYVRDMDGNTRIYADIIVGADGVESKIGRWAGINTHLKPSELCICAEYLMCDIEIEEEFSEFFLGEKVAPRGYAWVFPKGENCANVGLGIGGDVSKDKHRAIDYLRAFVHDKFPAGEVMAEIYGAVPLSGPLRKSVSDGLVLVGDAARHVNPLTGGGILYALQAAEIAGDVIAKAIHEGDTSEDRLKEYDNRCRSEFGKRLETALKAKEFFFRLSDDDLNTLAHSLQGINLKELSTRALLLELIKRNPKRLIELTKLIL; encoded by the coding sequence ATGAAAGAGGAGAGATATGATGTGGTTGTTGTGGGTGCAGGGCCTGCAGGCAGTGTAACAGCGAGAACCGTAGCCAGTCAGGGATTGGAAGTCCTTCTAATCGACCGAAAACAGGAAATTGGTGTGCCTGTGTGTTGTGCCGAAGGTGTTAGTAACGCTGTGGAGCGGTACATTCAGCCAGACAGGAGATGGATTTGTGCTGAAGTTAAAGGCGCCAACATATACAGCCCGGACGGCACGAAGGTCACCCTCTCGGGTTCTAAGATGGAAGAAGTAGGCTATGTGCTTGACCGTAAGGAGTTTGACAAAGCCCTTGCAACCGAAGCAGCCAGTGCAGGTGCTGAGGTACGGGTCAAGACAGAAGCTTATGGCATCATCATGGATGGCAATCATAAAAAAGGCGTATATGTACGCGACATGGATGGAAATACGCGCATCTATGCTGACATCATCGTCGGTGCCGACGGCGTGGAATCAAAGATAGGCAGATGGGCAGGCATTAATACACATTTGAAGCCCTCTGAGTTATGTATCTGTGCCGAATACCTTATGTGCGATATAGAAATAGAAGAGGAGTTCTCTGAATTCTTTCTTGGTGAGAAAGTTGCACCGAGGGGTTATGCCTGGGTATTCCCGAAAGGAGAAAATTGTGCCAATGTGGGTCTTGGAATAGGTGGTGATGTATCAAAGGATAAGCACCGAGCAATAGATTACCTCAGGGCTTTTGTGCATGATAAGTTCCCCGCCGGCGAAGTAATGGCTGAGATTTATGGCGCCGTACCGCTAAGTGGACCGCTCCGTAAGAGTGTCTCAGATGGGCTCGTTCTGGTCGGTGATGCTGCAAGGCATGTTAACCCCCTCACCGGAGGCGGTATCCTGTATGCACTGCAGGCAGCGGAGATAGCGGGCGATGTGATAGCGAAGGCGATACATGAAGGTGATACCTCTGAGGATAGACTCAAGGAATACGATAACAGATGCAGGAGCGAATTCGGAAAACGGCTGGAGACAGCACTAAAAGCAAAAGAGTTCTTCTTCCGGCTATCCGATGATGACCTCAATACACTCGCCCATTCTCTACAGGGCATAAATCTGAAGGAATTATCTACCAGAGCTCTGCTGCTCGAACTAATAAAGCGCAATCCCAAGCGATTGATTGAATTGACTAAGCTAATTTTATAG